A genomic window from Algoriphagus sp. Y33 includes:
- a CDS encoding SbcC/MukB-like Walker B domain-containing protein: MIPIKLDIQGLYSYKEKQTIEFDKLTAAGLFGIFGAVGSGKSSILEAVLLALYGSTERLSDRGEKTSMVNLQSDQLLINFEFSSGRNNAKTYLARYAAKRNTKNFDDIKPAEHTFYEKTDGNWQPITARAEEIIGMRKEHFKQTVIIPQGKFREFIDQKPTDQAKMMKELFGLERFDLSFKTGILLKTVKEQKIRLETQLQGLEEITEEIFTEKQALFSVLKSQATEASLKLKTAEIEIRTQQNLRDKYLQLLKFRTERENLNIQLPEIEKQRQLHSEFITATTYLRPVWEQIRDTKSDFEKYKVSVIDCERFKIEFAKEVSDLEKEEEELKKKNQERPLRESKIRDLKKVIEIQKLETQREDVNSTLVKLSPAIETKKQTQKELETKIADLENQAEKVNTVDSTSLAQLLSSAKDWQHTTNQLNKVQLEAEEAKREAEEIQLKLNELKHRIPDVADSFETWVVLQKNSISNLEEQRDLLMQKQGLAAHVHLLHQGEACPLCGALEHPDPLDVDGGNELELKSHEIHEAKSLLEKTQVLASTQNELLYKLENHQRTLGAKNDEIHLLTQNFTALKTGLAHHGIDSQESLQAKISAIEHSSQARERLLKEVKTLRKNWEADRELITQSEKELQQAQLKLQSVQSNISSKKEEIRDMAFCKQFFTKEPDQIQVTIDKVEKDIEEALQLLEGKQRHLRDQRSKRDINLADLENFIRLREQSQAKLERLTSEFESLKVQHGFRDEEQLIRLFRHSIDAEKIAREIADFDRKRDIAESRIQELEAENGVADFQENAFQELVISFENLKTNAESYQKQVHLLDKEIQETTAKLAEKKILQADFAKLEIRESYLKELENMFRGSGFIKFVSSIYLKELCNTANVRFMKLCKNQLSLEIDDNNTFWVIDYLNGGKKRLLKTLSGGQTFQASLCLALALAEKVKALNQADQSFFFMDEGFGALDRNALRVVFETLKSLRHENRIVGIISHVEDLQQEIGVFANVELDPERGSQVSYSF, from the coding sequence ATGATTCCTATCAAACTCGATATTCAGGGATTATATTCCTATAAAGAAAAACAGACCATAGAATTTGACAAACTCACGGCTGCCGGACTGTTCGGGATTTTTGGTGCGGTAGGCAGCGGGAAATCATCCATTCTGGAGGCGGTACTTTTGGCACTTTACGGTAGTACTGAGCGTCTTTCTGATCGCGGAGAAAAGACTAGCATGGTCAATCTGCAAAGTGACCAGTTGCTCATAAACTTCGAATTCAGCTCAGGAAGAAACAATGCCAAAACTTACCTGGCCCGCTATGCGGCAAAGAGGAATACCAAAAACTTTGACGACATCAAACCCGCCGAACACACCTTCTATGAAAAAACAGATGGGAATTGGCAACCAATTACAGCCAGAGCCGAGGAGATAATCGGTATGCGTAAGGAGCACTTCAAGCAGACTGTCATTATTCCCCAGGGAAAATTCCGTGAATTCATCGATCAAAAACCCACAGACCAGGCAAAGATGATGAAGGAGCTTTTTGGCTTGGAGAGATTTGACCTTTCATTCAAGACCGGAATTCTACTAAAAACCGTCAAAGAACAGAAAATCCGACTTGAAACTCAATTACAGGGACTGGAGGAGATCACAGAAGAAATATTCACTGAAAAACAAGCGCTATTTTCAGTATTGAAAAGCCAAGCAACCGAAGCTTCTCTCAAGCTGAAAACTGCGGAAATAGAAATCCGAACTCAGCAAAACCTCCGGGACAAATATCTCCAATTGCTGAAGTTCAGAACTGAGCGGGAGAACTTGAATATTCAACTGCCGGAAATAGAAAAACAGCGTCAGCTTCACTCAGAATTCATTACTGCCACCACTTATCTGCGACCGGTATGGGAACAGATCAGGGATACCAAATCAGACTTTGAAAAGTATAAAGTAAGTGTCATTGACTGCGAACGCTTCAAAATTGAATTTGCCAAGGAAGTCTCTGACCTCGAAAAAGAAGAAGAAGAGCTAAAGAAGAAGAATCAGGAAAGACCTCTGCGGGAAAGTAAAATCAGGGACCTGAAGAAAGTCATCGAGATTCAAAAGCTGGAAACTCAGCGCGAGGACGTAAATTCAACTTTGGTGAAACTGTCACCGGCTATAGAGACCAAAAAGCAAACCCAAAAAGAGTTAGAAACAAAAATCGCTGATCTGGAGAATCAGGCAGAAAAGGTAAATACCGTAGACAGTACATCTTTAGCTCAACTCTTAAGTTCTGCAAAAGACTGGCAGCACACAACAAACCAATTAAACAAAGTTCAGCTTGAAGCAGAGGAGGCAAAAAGAGAAGCGGAAGAAATTCAGCTCAAACTAAATGAACTTAAGCATAGAATTCCTGATGTAGCCGATTCTTTCGAAACATGGGTTGTTCTACAAAAAAACAGCATAAGTAATTTGGAAGAACAGCGGGATCTGCTTATGCAAAAGCAAGGGCTTGCCGCTCACGTTCATTTACTCCATCAAGGTGAGGCTTGTCCACTTTGCGGTGCCTTGGAGCACCCGGATCCCTTGGATGTTGATGGAGGAAATGAGCTGGAGCTGAAATCCCATGAGATCCATGAAGCCAAATCTCTACTTGAGAAAACTCAAGTTTTAGCTTCTACGCAAAATGAATTGCTCTACAAACTCGAAAACCATCAAAGAACCCTAGGTGCCAAGAACGATGAAATTCATCTCCTAACACAGAATTTTACCGCATTAAAAACCGGACTCGCTCATCATGGGATAGATTCTCAGGAGAGTCTGCAGGCCAAAATAAGCGCTATAGAACACAGCAGTCAGGCCAGGGAGCGACTTCTCAAAGAAGTGAAAACACTTCGAAAAAACTGGGAAGCTGATCGGGAACTGATCACTCAGTCAGAGAAAGAACTTCAGCAAGCGCAGTTGAAACTGCAATCTGTGCAGTCCAATATTTCTTCCAAGAAAGAAGAAATCCGGGATATGGCCTTCTGCAAGCAGTTTTTCACCAAAGAGCCCGATCAAATCCAAGTCACTATTGACAAAGTGGAGAAGGACATAGAAGAAGCACTACAATTGCTCGAAGGAAAGCAAAGGCATCTTCGCGACCAAAGAAGCAAAAGAGATATAAATCTGGCAGATTTAGAAAATTTCATCCGGTTGCGGGAGCAAAGCCAAGCTAAGCTTGAAAGACTCACCTCAGAATTTGAATCGCTGAAAGTACAGCATGGATTCAGGGATGAGGAACAATTGATCCGCTTATTCCGGCATTCAATTGATGCGGAAAAAATAGCCCGTGAAATCGCGGATTTTGACCGCAAACGCGATATAGCGGAGAGTAGAATTCAGGAACTTGAAGCTGAAAATGGAGTGGCTGATTTTCAAGAAAATGCATTTCAGGAATTAGTCATATCCTTCGAGAATTTAAAAACCAATGCAGAGTCCTATCAAAAGCAGGTTCATTTACTCGACAAAGAAATCCAAGAAACTACGGCTAAACTAGCAGAAAAGAAGATTCTTCAGGCAGATTTTGCCAAGCTGGAGATACGGGAAAGCTATCTCAAGGAACTGGAAAACATGTTCCGTGGAAGTGGATTTATAAAGTTTGTGAGCTCTATCTACCTAAAGGAACTCTGCAACACTGCCAACGTGAGGTTCATGAAGCTTTGCAAAAACCAGCTCAGTCTGGAGATAGACGACAACAATACATTTTGGGTGATTGATTATCTGAACGGAGGCAAAAAGCGACTTCTCAAAACCCTGTCGGGGGGACAGACATTTCAGGCTTCACTTTGTCTGGCTTTGGCTTTGGCAGAGAAAGTAAAAGCACTTAACCAGGCAGATCAAAGTTTCTTCTTTATGGATGAGGGATTTGGAGCCTTGGACAGAAATGCCCTGCGGGTAGTCTTCGAGACCCTCAAATCACTTCGTCATGAAAACCGGATAGTGGGAATCATCAGTCATGTAGAAGATCTGCAGCAGGAAATCGGTGTCTTCGCCAATGTGGAACTCGATCCTGAGCGGGGATCTCAGGTGAGTTACTCGTTTTAA
- a CDS encoding AAA family ATPase, translating to MSYQRAEKDQIQKRLCDEPRMFIQVIYGPRQVGKTTLVRQIMKDINWPHTLVAADAVPATDRIWIAQQWESARMKTAGRTMCGMRC from the coding sequence ATGAGCTATCAGAGAGCAGAGAAAGACCAGATACAGAAACGTCTTTGCGATGAGCCTAGAATGTTCATCCAAGTAATCTATGGTCCTCGTCAGGTCGGTAAAACGACACTTGTGCGTCAGATCATGAAGGATATCAATTGGCCACATACACTGGTCGCTGCTGATGCGGTTCCGGCTACTGATAGGATATGGATAGCCCAGCAATGGGAAAGTGCCCGGATGAAGACCGCTGGAAGAACTATGTGCGGGATGCGCTGTTAG
- a CDS encoding ATP-binding protein, whose amino-acid sequence MDSPAMGKCPDEDRWKNYVRDALLETSISKDILMLTRVDKPALMKRLFEIGSSYSGQVLSFTKVMGQLADAGNTTTLAHYLELLNEAGLLSGLEKYSPNLVRKRSSSPKFMVHNTAIMSGISNETMETLQADHRAWGRWVESAVGAHLVNETFKERKVHVYYWREGNNEVDFVVAYKKRIIALEVKTSKVGGLTGLNSFTSAYHPERSLVVGTGGIPLEDFLQMDLLDLYN is encoded by the coding sequence ATGGATAGCCCAGCAATGGGAAAGTGCCCGGATGAAGACCGCTGGAAGAACTATGTGCGGGATGCGCTGTTAGAGACCAGTATCTCTAAGGATATCCTAATGCTTACCCGTGTAGACAAGCCGGCGCTTATGAAGCGGCTATTTGAGATTGGTTCATCCTATTCGGGGCAGGTTCTCAGCTTCACCAAAGTCATGGGGCAGCTTGCTGATGCCGGAAACACCACCACACTTGCTCATTACTTGGAGCTTTTGAATGAGGCTGGTTTGCTAAGTGGGCTCGAAAAGTACAGTCCTAACCTCGTTAGGAAGCGATCTTCCAGTCCCAAATTCATGGTGCATAATACTGCGATCATGTCAGGTATTTCCAATGAAACCATGGAAACTCTCCAAGCGGATCATCGTGCGTGGGGGAGATGGGTGGAGTCTGCAGTAGGAGCCCATCTGGTAAATGAGACTTTCAAAGAGAGAAAGGTGCACGTCTACTATTGGAGAGAAGGGAATAATGAGGTTGACTTTGTGGTAGCGTACAAGAAACGAATAATAGCCTTGGAAGTGAAGACTTCAAAAGTCGGTGGATTGACCGGCTTGAATTCCTTCACGAGTGCTTATCATCCGGAAAGATCGCTTGTTGTGGGGACGGGTGGAATTCCCTTGGAGGACTTCTTGCAGATGGATCTGTTAGATTTATATAATTAA
- a CDS encoding alpha/beta hydrolase, producing the protein MTKIKVTGVPLAEAKKAAILIHGRGANAESILSLSQYLTLDEYVLLAPEADGGTWYPYSFMAPDEANRAALTKSLERIKAAWNQIAQADIPPENVVLIGFSQGACLSLEFAAQHAKKLGGVIAFTGGLIGEKIQEEKYPGDFEGTKIFIGSSEKDMHVPLSRIKDSETLLSRMGAKVKLLIFKDSNHTIRKEEIDWVNENIL; encoded by the coding sequence ATGACTAAGATAAAAGTAACGGGTGTTCCGTTGGCTGAGGCAAAGAAAGCAGCGATATTAATTCATGGTAGAGGTGCAAATGCAGAGAGTATACTTTCGCTTTCGCAATACCTTACCCTTGATGAGTATGTGCTTTTGGCACCGGAAGCCGATGGAGGTACTTGGTATCCCTATAGTTTTATGGCCCCTGACGAGGCTAATCGAGCTGCTTTGACCAAATCGCTGGAGCGTATAAAAGCAGCATGGAACCAAATCGCTCAAGCAGATATACCTCCGGAGAATGTTGTGCTGATTGGCTTTTCCCAGGGAGCTTGTCTGAGTCTTGAGTTCGCGGCACAACATGCCAAGAAGCTAGGGGGAGTTATAGCTTTTACCGGCGGATTGATAGGAGAGAAAATTCAGGAAGAGAAATATCCTGGAGACTTTGAGGGTACAAAAATTTTCATTGGAAGCAGTGAAAAAGATATGCATGTACCACTATCCAGAATAAAAGATTCAGAAACCCTACTGAGCAGGATGGGTGCAAAAGTGAAGTTGTTGATTTTCAAGGATTCCAATCACACTATCCGCAAGGAAGAAATTGATTGGGTTAATGAGAATATATTGTAA
- a CDS encoding ring-cleaving dioxygenase — protein sequence MKPLITGIHHITAIAGNPQANIDFYTGILGLRLVKKTINFDAPGVYHFYFGDELGRPGTVFTTFPFTGARRGSKGAGEVTYTAFSIPSSSLNYWIERLKKYGISVSDILTRFGDRLIRFEDHDSMGIELVANDQDDRIGWSYGQVPIEHSIKGFYGATLNLRAKELTEKLLTEHMDYHFIGEENGRFRYGTAGKPGDIVDIILDKSGNRGSQSAGTVHHIAFRTENAASQLQVQELLMRNGYQVTEVKDRNYFTSIYFREPGGVLFEVATDEPGFAIDEDEAHLGELIKLPEWAEPNRAKFEESLVPVKLNVEAYD from the coding sequence ATGAAACCATTAATCACTGGAATCCATCACATTACTGCAATTGCAGGCAATCCACAGGCAAATATTGATTTCTACACCGGAATTCTTGGATTAAGATTGGTGAAGAAAACGATTAATTTCGATGCCCCGGGTGTTTATCATTTCTATTTTGGAGATGAGTTGGGAAGACCGGGTACAGTGTTCACCACCTTTCCATTTACCGGTGCGCGTAGAGGAAGCAAAGGGGCTGGTGAGGTTACCTACACGGCCTTTTCTATCCCGTCCTCATCGTTAAACTATTGGATAGAGCGGTTGAAGAAATATGGGATTTCCGTATCTGATATTTTAACCCGTTTTGGTGATCGGCTGATTCGCTTTGAAGATCATGACAGTATGGGAATTGAGCTGGTAGCCAATGACCAAGATGATAGAATAGGTTGGTCCTATGGTCAGGTGCCAATAGAACATTCTATCAAAGGGTTTTATGGAGCTACCTTAAATCTACGGGCCAAAGAATTGACGGAAAAGCTGCTGACAGAACACATGGATTACCACTTCATCGGTGAGGAAAATGGCAGATTTCGTTACGGTACTGCCGGCAAACCGGGAGATATTGTGGACATCATACTTGATAAATCGGGAAATAGAGGTTCACAAAGTGCCGGAACGGTGCATCACATTGCATTCAGAACAGAGAATGCCGCCTCACAGCTTCAGGTGCAGGAACTCTTGATGCGGAATGGATATCAGGTGACAGAAGTGAAAGACCGGAATTATTTCACCTCCATTTATTTCCGCGAACCGGGAGGAGTGCTATTTGAAGTAGCAACGGATGAGCCAGGCTTTGCTATAGACGAGGATGAAGCACACTTGGGTGAATTGATCAAATTACCCGAATGGGCTGAACCAAATCGAGCCAAATTTGAAGAGAGTCTAGTGCCGGTAAAGTTAAATGTGGAAGCTTATGACTAA